A genomic segment from Bacillaceae bacterium S4-13-56 encodes:
- a CDS encoding ATP-binding cassette domain-containing protein, whose amino-acid sequence MSQEKLLEVKGLKQYFKTGRKSIVKAVDGLTFDIYKGETFGLVGESGCGKSTTGRTIIRLYEATEGEVLFKGENVQGKMPKSELKKFNRKMQMIFQDPYSSLNPRMTVMDIIAEGIDVHGLAKDPKDRRDQVYQLLETVGLDRSHASRYPHEFSGGQRQRLGIARALAVKPEFIIADEPISALDVSIQAQVVNLLEKLQDEMDLTFLFIAHDLSMVKYISDRIGVMYYGRLVELADADELYKNPVHPYTQSLLSAIPLPDPDYERNRKRVPYDPSQHDTSEVPEFREIGPRHWVLCTSKEFEQYKAKMKP is encoded by the coding sequence GTGAGCCAAGAAAAATTACTAGAAGTTAAAGGTTTAAAACAGTATTTTAAGACAGGAAGAAAAAGTATAGTAAAAGCCGTTGATGGTCTTACTTTTGATATATATAAGGGAGAAACCTTTGGACTTGTAGGAGAATCGGGTTGTGGTAAGTCTACAACAGGTAGAACGATAATTCGTCTATATGAAGCAACTGAAGGAGAAGTTCTCTTTAAAGGTGAAAATGTCCAAGGTAAAATGCCTAAATCTGAATTAAAGAAGTTTAATCGAAAGATGCAAATGATCTTCCAAGACCCATATTCTTCTTTAAATCCACGTATGACAGTTATGGATATTATCGCAGAAGGTATTGATGTTCATGGACTTGCGAAGGATCCTAAAGATCGTCGAGATCAAGTTTATCAGTTGTTAGAGACAGTAGGTCTTGACCGTTCACATGCTAGTCGTTATCCTCATGAGTTTAGTGGAGGTCAACGTCAACGTCTTGGTATAGCTCGTGCCCTTGCTGTTAAACCCGAATTTATTATTGCTGATGAGCCGATATCCGCATTGGATGTATCCATTCAAGCACAGGTAGTTAATCTGCTTGAAAAACTACAAGATGAGATGGACCTAACTTTTTTATTTATTGCCCATGATTTATCAATGGTAAAGTATATAAGCGATCGTATTGGAGTTATGTACTATGGGAGGCTTGTAGAATTAGCTGATGCAGATGAGCTTTATAAGAATCCAGTTCATCCGTATACCCAATCTTTATTATCAGCTATTCCACTACCAGATCCAGATTATGAGCGCAATCGTAAACGTGTTCCTTATGATCCAAGTCAACATGATACAAGTGAAGTGCCTGAATTTAGAGAAATTGGTCCTCGTCACTGGGTATTGTGTACATCTAAGGAATTTGAACAATACAAGGCAAAAATGAAACCATAA